Proteins encoded by one window of Lathyrus oleraceus cultivar Zhongwan6 chromosome 1, CAAS_Psat_ZW6_1.0, whole genome shotgun sequence:
- the LOC127076252 gene encoding protein phosphatase 1 regulatory inhibitor subunit PPP1R8 homolog has product MYGRTSGLDRFKKAESLEPFSVINSSSRNVPQSSNKVVGHSPAWPSQSRNSVNQSHQQQQHASHKAVGVEAAPLLGQNQHATQIGGGQSMWQPPDWAIEPRPGVFYLEVMKDGQVLDRINLDRRRHIFGRQIQTCDFVLDHQSVSRQHAAVVPHKNGSVYVIDLGSAHGTFVANERLTKDSPIEFEVGQSLRFAASTRIYVLRKNDAALFPRPPPPTEINFPPPPDPSDEEAVVTYNTLLNRYGINKSDLVPKSNELGGSASGQNKDWQSERAAKRIKKTRVSFRDQVGGELVQVVGISDGVDVETEPGPVGVKEGSLVGKYESLVQITVIPKGKEQSSVKEADSCQKGVTDKLQEVLKKIKNPVKTGIYDDLYGESLSVKVGSAWAYPPINSGEQAQAAKENGKENTLSGKSDSNPSNADEDDDDDDDLFG; this is encoded by the exons ATGTATGGAAGAACGTCTGGTCTTGATAGGTTTAAGAAAGCTGAGAGTTTGGAACCGTTTTCTGTTATCAATTCGTCTTCGAGAAATGTTCCTCAGTCGTCTAATAAAGTAGTTGGTCATTCGCCTGCTTGGCCATCACAGTCTCGGAATTCTGTAAACCAATCtcatcaacaacagcaacatgCTTCTCACAAAGCTGTGGGAGTTGAGGCTGCCCCGTTGTTGGGGCAGAATCAACACGCAACTCAGATTGGAGGAGGGCAGTCGATGTGGCAGCCGCCGGATTGGGCGATTGAGCCGAGGCCAGGTGTTTTTTACTTGGAGGTTATGAAGGATGGTCAGGTGCTAGATCGGATTAATTTGGATAGACGGAGGCATATCTTTGGGAGGCAAATCCAGACTTGTGATTTTGTGCTTGATCATCAATCTGTCTCACGCCAACATGCTGCGGTTGTTCCTCACAAGAATGGGAG TGTGTATGTAATTGATTTGGGATCTGCACATGGTACCTTTGTTGCAAATGAGCGATTGACCAAGGACTCACCGATTGAGTTTGAAGTGGGACAATCACTGCGGTTTGCTGCATCCACGAGAATATACGTATTAAGGAAGAATGATGCAGCTCTTTTTCCTCGTCCTCCACCGCCCACGGAGATTAACTTCCCACCACCTCCTGACCCGTCTGATGAAGAAGCTGTTGTTACTTATAATACGCTGCTGAATCGTTATGGCATCAACAAGTCTGATCTAGTGCCCAAATCCAATGAGCTTGGTGGTTCAGCAAGTGGCCAAAACAAGGATTGGCAATCAGAAAGAGCTGCTAAGAGAATTAAGAAGACAAGAGTTTCCTTCAGGGATCAAGTTGGGGGGGAATTAGTTCAGGTTGTTGGAATTTCAGATGGTGTAGATGTAGAAACAGAACCTGGTCCAGTTGGTGTTAAAGAAGGAAGTCTTGTTGGTAAATATGAATCTCTTGTACAGATAACTGTAATTCCAAAGGGGAAAGAGCAGTCCTCTGTTAAGGAGGCAGATTCATGCCAAAAAGGTGTGACTGATAAACTACAAGAAGTCCTTAAAAAGATCAAAAACCCCGTTAAAACTGGGATTTATGACGACCTTTATGGAGAATCATTATCCGTCAAAGTTGGATCAGCATGGGCATACCCACCTATCAATAGTGGTGAACAAGCTCAAGCAGCTAAGGAGAATGGAAAAGAGAATACATTAAGTGGAAAATCTGACAGTAATCCAAGCAATGCcgatgaggatgatgatgatgatgatgactTGTTTGGGTGA
- the LOC127076261 gene encoding C2 and GRAM domain-containing protein At1g03370 encodes MKLVVRVIEAKNLPPMDLNGLSDPYVRLQLGRQRFRTKVVKKSLNPKWDEEFSFKVDDLKEELVVSVMDEDKYLIDDFLGQLKVPMSTVFDEEIKSLGTAWYSLQPKSKKSKNKESGEVRLSIYFELKTASVESNVHGDLVFHPRKSADSITESPSRSSTGYSSSSSPARDEVASAKDEKPSTQKSLTGRIAHIFNKSSDISSNSSRRSIDSDQMETTKVEVSEVKTEDQSSDETFEEAMKKIQSSDQGSEIPSNLPGGLLVDQHYNIAPEDLNVLLFSSDSNFLKSLADVQGSTELQLEPWKFENGGESLKRLVTYVKAPSKLIKAVKAFEDQTYLKADGKNFAVFVVVSTPDVVYGSTFRVELLYTITPGPELPSGEQCSHLVISWRMNFIQSTMMKGMIENGARQGMKDSFEQYASLLSQDVKPVDLTELSSSKEQALASLQAEPQSDWKLAVQYFANFTVVSTVFIGLYVLVHIWLAAPSIIQGLEFAGLDLPDSIGEFVVCAVLVLQGERMLGLISRFIKARAQKGSDHGIKAQGDGWLLTVALLEGSNLASVDSGGFSDPYVVFTCNGKVRTSSIKFQKSNPLWNEVFEFDAMDDPPSVMDVEVYDFDGPFDATTCLGHAEINFLKANISDLADTWVPLEGKLALACQSKLHVRIFLDNTRGGNVTKDYLNKMEKEVGKKINMRSPQTNSAFQKLFGLPPEEFLINDFTCHLKRKMPLQGRLFLSPRIIGFHANLFGKKTKFFFLWEDIEDIQVIPPTFSSMGSPIVVITLRPGRGVDARHGAKTQDEQGRLNFNFQSFVSFNVAHKTVMALWKARSLTPEQKVKVVEQESETKTLISEDSGSYLVLDDVSMSEIYSSSLPIPASFLMEIFSGGEVDRRVMENSGCLNYSYTPWVSENSDISERAVYYKFEKHVSSYKGEVTSTQQRSPLLDEKGWLVEEVLNLHGVPLGDYFNIHLRYQIEDLPPKAKGCRVLVFFGIEWLKNTKNQKRITKNILQNLQERLKLTFSLAEKELLPR; translated from the exons ATGAAGCTCGTGGTTCGTGTGATTGAGGCAAAGAACTTGCCACCAATGGATCTTAATGGGTTGAGTGATCCATATGTGAGGTTACAGTTGGGGAGGCAAAGGTTTAGGACCAAAGTGGTTAAGAAGAGTTTGAATCCTAAGTGGGATGAAGAGTTTAGCTTTAAGGTGGATGATCTTAAGGAAGAGTTGGTGGTTTCTGTTATGGATGAAGATAAGTACTTAATTGATGACTTTCTTGGTCAGCTTAAAGTTCCTATGTCAACTGTTTTTGATGAGGAGATCAAATCACTTGGTACTGCTTGGTACTCTTTGCAACCCAAAAGCAAGAAGTCCAAGAACAAGGAATCTG GTGAGGTTCGTTTGAGCATATATTTTGAACTGAAAACTGCATCGGTTGAGTCAAATGTTCATGGTGATCTAGTATTCCATCCAAGAAAAAGTGCTGACTCTATTACTGAATCGCCTTCAAGGTCTTCCACTGGATATTCAAGCTCATCTTCTCCTGCAAGGGATGAAGTTGCATCTGCTAAGGATGAAAAACCCAGTACTCAAAAATCACTCACAGGAAGAATTGCTCATATCTTTAATAAGAGTTCTGATATATCGTCAAACTCATCACGTAGAAGCATTGACTCAGACCAAATGGAAACTACCAAAGTGGAAGTTAGTGAGGTCAAGACTGAGGATCAGTCCTCGGACGAGACTTTTGAAGAAGCTATGAAGAAAATACAATCTTCAGATCAAGGAAGTGAAATTCCTAGCAACTTACCTGGAGGGTTGTTAGTCGATCAACATTATAATATTGCACCCGAAGACTTGAATGTGTTACTCTTTTCGTCCGATTCAAATTTTCTCAAGTCATTGGCTGATGTTCAGGGTAGTACCGAACTGCAATTAGAACCTTGGAAGTTTGAGAATGGCGGGGAGAGCCTCAAAAGATTAGTCACTTACGTCAAGGCTCCGAGCAAATTAATTAAGGCAGTCAAAGCCTTTGAAGACCAGACATATTTAAAAGCTGATGGGAAGAACTTTGCTGTTTTCGTCGTTGTCAGCACTCCTGATGTTGTATACGGGAGCACCTTTCGGGTAGAATTACTTTATACAATCACACCTGGACCTGAGCTGCCCTCGGGAGAACAGTGTTCACATCTGGTTATATCATGGCGAATGAATTTCATACAGAGCACCATGATGAAAGGAATGATAGAGAATGGGGCTCGGCAAGGTATGAAGGATAGTTTTGAACAGTATGCCAGTTTATTATCCCAGGATGTCAAACCTGTTGATCTAACAGAACTTAGTTCGAGTAAGGAGCAAGCTTTGGCATCTTTACAAGCAGAGCCGCAGTCAGATTGGAAGCTGGCAGTGCAGTATTTTGCTAACTTCACAGTAGTCTCAACAGTTTTCATAGGGTTGTATGTGCTTGTCCACATATGGCTTGCTGCTCCGAGTATAATTCAAGGGCTCGAGTTTGCTGGACTTGATTTGCCAGATTCAATAGGTGAATTTGTTGTTTGTGCTGTCCTGGTTCTTCAAGGTGAACGCATGCTGGGTTTAATATCACGCTTCATAAAAGCCAGAGCCCAAAAGG GCAGTGATCATGGAATTAAAGCTCAAGGAGACGGGTGGTTATTAACCGTTGCCTTGCTTGAAGGAAGCAATTTAGCTTCTGTGGACTCTGGTGGATTCTCTGACCCATATGTGGTGTTTACTTGCAATGGGAAAGTAAGAACCAGTTCAATCAAGTTCCAGAAATCTAATCCTTTATGGAACG AAGTATTTGAGTTTGATGCAATGGATGATCCTCCTTCTGTGATGGATGTGGAAGTTTATGATTTCGATGGGCCTTTTGACGCAACTACATGTCTAGGGCATGCTGAAATTAACTTTCTAAAAGCAAACATCTCAGATCTTGCCGATACATGGGTTCCTCTTGAAGGCAAATTAGCTTTGGCATGTCAGTCTAAGTTGCACGTAAGAATTTTCTTGGACAACACTAGAGGTGGAAACGTAACAAAAGACTATTTAAATAAAATGGAAAAAGAGGTTGGAAAGAAG ATCAATATGCGGTCTCCTCAAACTAATTCGGCGTTCCAGAAACTCTTCGGGCTTCCACCTGAGGAATTTCTCATCAATGACTTCACATGTCACTTGAAAAGAAAAATGCCCCTGCAG GGACGCCTATTTCTATCACCAAGAATAATTGGATTTCATGCTAATTTGTTTGGAAAGAAAACAAAATTCTTTTTTCTTTGGGAGGATATTGAAGACATTCAGGTTATTCCTCCTACATTTTCGTCAATGGGAAGTCCAATAGTTGTCATAACTCTTCGTCCGGGTAGAGGTGTCGATGCAAGGCATGGTGCAAAAACACAAGATGAACAAGGAAGGCTGAATTTCAATTTCCAGTCCTTTGTATCGTTCAATGTCGCACACAA GACTGTCATGGCTCTCTGGAAGGCCAGATCATTGACTCCTGAGCAGAAAGTGAAGGTTGTTGAACAGGAATCTGAAACCAAAACCCTTATAAGTGAAGATAGTGGCTCGTACCTTGTCCTGGATGATGTTAGCATGTCTGAGATTTATTCGTCTTCTCTTCCAATTCCT GCAAGTTTTCTAATGGAGATATTTAGTGGGGGTGAGGTTGACCGCCGGGTCATGGAAAACTCTGGTTGTCTTAATTACTCTTATACCCCTTGGGTATCAGAGAACAGCGATATCTCTGAGAGGGCAGTATATTACAAATTTGAGAAGCATGTTTCAAGTTATAAAGGTGAAGTGACAAGTACTCAACAAAGATCTCCCCTTTTAGATGAAAAGGGTTGGCTTGTAGAAGAAGTTTTGAATCTTCATGGTGTTCCTCTTGGTGATTATTTCAAT ATACACCTTCGCTATCAAATAGAAGATTTACCCCCAAAAGCAAAGGGGTGTAGAGTTCTAGTGTTTTTTGGAATTGAATGGCTGAAAAATACAAAGAATCAGAAAAGGATTACAAAGAACATTCTACAAAATCTGCAAGAACGTCTTAAATTGACTTTTAGTCTAGCTGAGAAGGAGCTTTTACCTAGATAG